A genomic window from Plutella xylostella chromosome 23, ilPluXylo3.1, whole genome shotgun sequence includes:
- the LOC105381363 gene encoding MMS19 nucleotide excision repair protein homolog isoform X1 gives MNSIWLHPELSDEIMKDEEIFNRTPSIILDIVAQKLDITKLVENMGKVLTNSEATNRLKGMRFFTKILKEMPKNYLTEIQVNFISKFYIDRLKDHHSIIPAVLDGYLAIIEMVNYKMENCGEFLVALFREVSCQSQVRQDRYNIYLIIKTLMEKNLDYMKNLGPDFVYGVISAIEGERDPRNLMFLFNFLPHFISNIPLGHLNDEMFDVVSCYYPIDFYPSSDDPAAVTRQDLAKALAPCLCATPSFGEQCLILLIEKLDSSLRLAKIDSLHLLRETCATFKPESYAPFLKTLWASIHRELTNKSDEELRMAAHEALSSLVKNISVTVNTDQAFENFVKGIIISMQTAIAEATTLAQFTQATRVLLTTANASKESCIIVTNSMIPATIAYYSFNNTPKLQHAAIEFLGDIYDIAKYWKVTQELASQLDEIPQLCLTAVSQTSKEFQIAGLKTLIRVLPVLKSDLIVPFVEVLIHNVKHAQDNDLLSVSVEAVHAIAMKYPEEIMSLVLKGKCDLEHLTEDKVGLDKRLNLLCNLASIDEFTKIIVEEMLTIITKNKDDADKVVKALSASISNTSLYSQEKVTQIESDYGLVDSVIIWLLKEIADTTAPESLAHGYSLVATTISNLPEAKQIAILDKHTHNILERCKEDEVYFLMLESLYNSLHQSVHNSSFHEVMMLALNLSLRSEQEIIRSTACILIAHFLNKAEYGAKFEVLYETLKTYLSSCNKENIDSMCVRLISLYGWITKALILRGSDMFLFWLQKIMVALLNPECCSEGAKAIKLILSYSPDCLTDKQHCRISLLYRQRMFQTFAQLTEKLSNMDKRVKEAYLLSWAYILEKAPKSVLNSEAFKISPLVIESLEHDHQDLLLVMVDILCHIIQSNQVVIAGSLQTILPRLVKLSTYFKSMDVRIKSLQCLYEIANVYSTALLLPHKQDMLLDLAPSLDDKKRLVRNMAVRARTRWYLIGAPGEAKEN, from the exons atgaattcAATTTGGTTGCATCCTGAGTTATCAGATGAGATTATGAAAGATGAGGAAATATTCAACCGAACTCCAAGCATTATCTTAG atattGTTGCTCAAAAGCTTGACATAACAAAACTAGTGGAGAACATGGGAAAAGTCCTAACAAACTCTGAAGCTACAAACAGACTCAAAGGCATGCGGTTTTTCACTAAAATTTTAAAGGAAATGccaaaaaactatttaactGAGATACAAGTGAACTTCATATCAAAGTTCTACATTGATCGACTGAAAGACCACCACAGTATAATTCCAGCAGTTCTAGACGGTTACTTAGCGATTATTGAGATGGTCAACTATAAAATGGAAAATTGTGGGGAGTTCCTTGTAGCTTTGTTCAGAGAAGTGAGTTGCCAGTCACAAGTCAGGCAAGATAGATATAACATCTACTTGATTATCAAAACTTTGATGGAGAAGAATCTGGatt ATATGAAAAACCTAGGCCCTGACTTTGTTTATGGAGTTATATCTGCAATTGAAGGAGAGAGAGACCCGAGAAACCTTATGTTCCTGTTCAATTTCCTACCACACTTCATATCAAACATACCACTGGGACATTTAAATGATGAAATGTTTGATGTTGTGAGCTGCTACTATCCTATAGATTTCTATCCCTCGTCTGATGATCCAGCTGCGgtgacaagacaagacctTGCAAAGGCCCTCGCTCCATGCCTATGTGCCACTCCTAGTTTTGGGGAACAATGCCTTATCCTACTGATAGAAAAGCTGGACTCTAGCTTAAGGTTGGCCAAAATTGATTCCTTGCATTTGTTG AGAGAAACCTGTGCGACATTTAAACCGGAAAGCTATGCTCCTTTCCTGAAAACCCTATGGGCTTCAATTCACAGGGAACTGACCAATAAGAGTGATGAAGAGCTGAGAATGGCTGCTCATGAGGCTCTTTCATCCCTTGTAAAGAATATCTCAGTCACCGTCAACACCGACCAAGCATTTGAGAATTTTGTCAAAGGCATAATTATATCAATGCAAACTGCAATTGCAGAAGCAACAACTCTAGCCCAATTCACTCAAGCTACAAGAGTCTTATTGACCACAGCCAATGCATCAAAGGAATCATGCATCATTGTAACAAATTCTATGATTCCAGCCACGATAGCTTACTACAGCTTCAATAATACCCCTAAACTGCAGCATGCTGCTATAGAGTTCCTTGGTGACATATATGATATAGCTAAGTACTGGAAGGTAACTCAAGAACTAGCCTCGCAGTTGGACGAAATACCTCAACTGTGCCTTACAGCTGTTAGTCAAACCTCCAAGGAGTTTCAAATTGCTGGGTTGAAAACTTTAATAAGAGTGCTACCAGTTTTGAAATCAGATCTTATTGTGCCGTTTGTAGAGGTCCTTATACACAATGTTAAACATGCCCAAGATAATGACTTGCTGAGTGTTAGTGTTGAAGCTGTGCACGCTATAGCCATGAAATATCCTGAAGAAATCATGAGTCTAGTACTCAAAGGTAAATGTGACTTGGAACATTTGACTGAAGACAAAGTGGGATTAGATAAAAGGTTGAATCTCCTCTGCAATCTTGCTAGCATAGATGAGTTTACTAAAATAATTGTTGAAGAGATGCTTACAATTATAACTAAAAACAAGGATGACGCTGATAAAGTAGTGAAGGCTTTAAGCGCCTCTATATCTAACACTAGCCTTTACAGTCAAGAGAAAGTGACACAGATTGAGAGTGACTATGGGTTAGTAGACTCAGTGATCATCTGGCTATTAAAGGAAATAGCTGATACAACCGCCCCAGAATCCTTAGCCCATGGCTATTCCCTTGTTGCGACGACCATAAGCAATTTACCTGAAGCCAAGCAGATTGCTATTCTTGATAAACACACACATAATATACTAGAAAGATGCAAGGAGGATGAAGTATACTTCCTAATGCTAGAATCTCTGTATAATTCGTTACACCAAAGCGTGCATAACTCTAGTTTTCATGAAGTCATGATGTTGGCATTGAATTTGAGTTTGCGAAGTGAGCAAGAGATCATTCGTAGTACGGCCTGTATTTTAATAGCGCATTTTCTGAACAAAGCTGAGTACGGAGCGAAGTTTGAAGTGCTTTACGAAACGTTGAAGACATATCTATCTTCTTGCAATAAGGAAAACATAGACTCAATGTGTGTTAGATTAATCTCGCTGTATGGATGGATAACTAAAGCCCTGATACTGCGAGGCAGCGATATGTTCCTGTTTTGGTTGCAAAAA ATAATGGTGGCACTTCTAAACCCAGAATGTTGCAGCGAAGGAGCGAAAGCCATCAAGCTCATTCTCAGCTATAGCCCGGACTGTCTGACAGACAAACAACATTGTCGTATAAGCCTCCTGTACCGACAGAGAATGTTCCAGACGTTTGCCCAACTCACCGAGAAACTAAGCAATATGGATAAAAGGGTTAAAGAAGCGTATTTGTTGAGCTGGGCTTACATATTGGAGAAGGCACCTAAGAGTGTATTAAATAGCGAGGCTTTTAAG ATATCGCCGCTAGTGATCGAATCCCTAGAACACGATCACCAGGACCTTCTCCTAGTGATGGTGGACATCCTGTGTCACATCATACAGAGCAACCAGGTGGTGATAGCGGGCAGTCTGCAGACCATACTGCCGCGGCTTGTGAAGCTTTCCACTTATTTTAAGTCTATG GACGTCAGAATAAAAAGCCTGCAATGCCTATACGAAATAGCCAACGTGTATTCCACGGCATTACTCCTTCCGCACAAACAGGACATGCTATTAGATTTAGCGCCATCTCTTGACGATAAGAAGAGATTAGTTCGCAACATGGCGGTGAGGGCGCGAACTCGCTGGTATCTGATTGGCGCTCCCGGCGAGGCGAAGGAGAATTGA
- the LOC105381363 gene encoding MMS19 nucleotide excision repair protein homolog isoform X2, with protein sequence MGKVLTNSEATNRLKGMRFFTKILKEMPKNYLTEIQVNFISKFYIDRLKDHHSIIPAVLDGYLAIIEMVNYKMENCGEFLVALFREVSCQSQVRQDRYNIYLIIKTLMEKNLDYMKNLGPDFVYGVISAIEGERDPRNLMFLFNFLPHFISNIPLGHLNDEMFDVVSCYYPIDFYPSSDDPAAVTRQDLAKALAPCLCATPSFGEQCLILLIEKLDSSLRLAKIDSLHLLRETCATFKPESYAPFLKTLWASIHRELTNKSDEELRMAAHEALSSLVKNISVTVNTDQAFENFVKGIIISMQTAIAEATTLAQFTQATRVLLTTANASKESCIIVTNSMIPATIAYYSFNNTPKLQHAAIEFLGDIYDIAKYWKVTQELASQLDEIPQLCLTAVSQTSKEFQIAGLKTLIRVLPVLKSDLIVPFVEVLIHNVKHAQDNDLLSVSVEAVHAIAMKYPEEIMSLVLKGKCDLEHLTEDKVGLDKRLNLLCNLASIDEFTKIIVEEMLTIITKNKDDADKVVKALSASISNTSLYSQEKVTQIESDYGLVDSVIIWLLKEIADTTAPESLAHGYSLVATTISNLPEAKQIAILDKHTHNILERCKEDEVYFLMLESLYNSLHQSVHNSSFHEVMMLALNLSLRSEQEIIRSTACILIAHFLNKAEYGAKFEVLYETLKTYLSSCNKENIDSMCVRLISLYGWITKALILRGSDMFLFWLQKIMVALLNPECCSEGAKAIKLILSYSPDCLTDKQHCRISLLYRQRMFQTFAQLTEKLSNMDKRVKEAYLLSWAYILEKAPKSVLNSEAFKISPLVIESLEHDHQDLLLVMVDILCHIIQSNQVVIAGSLQTILPRLVKLSTYFKSMDVRIKSLQCLYEIANVYSTALLLPHKQDMLLDLAPSLDDKKRLVRNMAVRARTRWYLIGAPGEAKEN encoded by the exons ATGGGAAAAGTCCTAACAAACTCTGAAGCTACAAACAGACTCAAAGGCATGCGGTTTTTCACTAAAATTTTAAAGGAAATGccaaaaaactatttaactGAGATACAAGTGAACTTCATATCAAAGTTCTACATTGATCGACTGAAAGACCACCACAGTATAATTCCAGCAGTTCTAGACGGTTACTTAGCGATTATTGAGATGGTCAACTATAAAATGGAAAATTGTGGGGAGTTCCTTGTAGCTTTGTTCAGAGAAGTGAGTTGCCAGTCACAAGTCAGGCAAGATAGATATAACATCTACTTGATTATCAAAACTTTGATGGAGAAGAATCTGGatt ATATGAAAAACCTAGGCCCTGACTTTGTTTATGGAGTTATATCTGCAATTGAAGGAGAGAGAGACCCGAGAAACCTTATGTTCCTGTTCAATTTCCTACCACACTTCATATCAAACATACCACTGGGACATTTAAATGATGAAATGTTTGATGTTGTGAGCTGCTACTATCCTATAGATTTCTATCCCTCGTCTGATGATCCAGCTGCGgtgacaagacaagacctTGCAAAGGCCCTCGCTCCATGCCTATGTGCCACTCCTAGTTTTGGGGAACAATGCCTTATCCTACTGATAGAAAAGCTGGACTCTAGCTTAAGGTTGGCCAAAATTGATTCCTTGCATTTGTTG AGAGAAACCTGTGCGACATTTAAACCGGAAAGCTATGCTCCTTTCCTGAAAACCCTATGGGCTTCAATTCACAGGGAACTGACCAATAAGAGTGATGAAGAGCTGAGAATGGCTGCTCATGAGGCTCTTTCATCCCTTGTAAAGAATATCTCAGTCACCGTCAACACCGACCAAGCATTTGAGAATTTTGTCAAAGGCATAATTATATCAATGCAAACTGCAATTGCAGAAGCAACAACTCTAGCCCAATTCACTCAAGCTACAAGAGTCTTATTGACCACAGCCAATGCATCAAAGGAATCATGCATCATTGTAACAAATTCTATGATTCCAGCCACGATAGCTTACTACAGCTTCAATAATACCCCTAAACTGCAGCATGCTGCTATAGAGTTCCTTGGTGACATATATGATATAGCTAAGTACTGGAAGGTAACTCAAGAACTAGCCTCGCAGTTGGACGAAATACCTCAACTGTGCCTTACAGCTGTTAGTCAAACCTCCAAGGAGTTTCAAATTGCTGGGTTGAAAACTTTAATAAGAGTGCTACCAGTTTTGAAATCAGATCTTATTGTGCCGTTTGTAGAGGTCCTTATACACAATGTTAAACATGCCCAAGATAATGACTTGCTGAGTGTTAGTGTTGAAGCTGTGCACGCTATAGCCATGAAATATCCTGAAGAAATCATGAGTCTAGTACTCAAAGGTAAATGTGACTTGGAACATTTGACTGAAGACAAAGTGGGATTAGATAAAAGGTTGAATCTCCTCTGCAATCTTGCTAGCATAGATGAGTTTACTAAAATAATTGTTGAAGAGATGCTTACAATTATAACTAAAAACAAGGATGACGCTGATAAAGTAGTGAAGGCTTTAAGCGCCTCTATATCTAACACTAGCCTTTACAGTCAAGAGAAAGTGACACAGATTGAGAGTGACTATGGGTTAGTAGACTCAGTGATCATCTGGCTATTAAAGGAAATAGCTGATACAACCGCCCCAGAATCCTTAGCCCATGGCTATTCCCTTGTTGCGACGACCATAAGCAATTTACCTGAAGCCAAGCAGATTGCTATTCTTGATAAACACACACATAATATACTAGAAAGATGCAAGGAGGATGAAGTATACTTCCTAATGCTAGAATCTCTGTATAATTCGTTACACCAAAGCGTGCATAACTCTAGTTTTCATGAAGTCATGATGTTGGCATTGAATTTGAGTTTGCGAAGTGAGCAAGAGATCATTCGTAGTACGGCCTGTATTTTAATAGCGCATTTTCTGAACAAAGCTGAGTACGGAGCGAAGTTTGAAGTGCTTTACGAAACGTTGAAGACATATCTATCTTCTTGCAATAAGGAAAACATAGACTCAATGTGTGTTAGATTAATCTCGCTGTATGGATGGATAACTAAAGCCCTGATACTGCGAGGCAGCGATATGTTCCTGTTTTGGTTGCAAAAA ATAATGGTGGCACTTCTAAACCCAGAATGTTGCAGCGAAGGAGCGAAAGCCATCAAGCTCATTCTCAGCTATAGCCCGGACTGTCTGACAGACAAACAACATTGTCGTATAAGCCTCCTGTACCGACAGAGAATGTTCCAGACGTTTGCCCAACTCACCGAGAAACTAAGCAATATGGATAAAAGGGTTAAAGAAGCGTATTTGTTGAGCTGGGCTTACATATTGGAGAAGGCACCTAAGAGTGTATTAAATAGCGAGGCTTTTAAG ATATCGCCGCTAGTGATCGAATCCCTAGAACACGATCACCAGGACCTTCTCCTAGTGATGGTGGACATCCTGTGTCACATCATACAGAGCAACCAGGTGGTGATAGCGGGCAGTCTGCAGACCATACTGCCGCGGCTTGTGAAGCTTTCCACTTATTTTAAGTCTATG GACGTCAGAATAAAAAGCCTGCAATGCCTATACGAAATAGCCAACGTGTATTCCACGGCATTACTCCTTCCGCACAAACAGGACATGCTATTAGATTTAGCGCCATCTCTTGACGATAAGAAGAGATTAGTTCGCAACATGGCGGTGAGGGCGCGAACTCGCTGGTATCTGATTGGCGCTCCCGGCGAGGCGAAGGAGAATTGA